Proteins found in one Planococcus citri chromosome 2, ihPlaCitr1.1, whole genome shotgun sequence genomic segment:
- the l(2)10685 gene encoding 5-methylcytosine rRNA methyltransferase NSUN4, protein MFPQCRCSTSHKNLQNLLIPLREWKRFYKKSIHWTKYENRDFPRYRALTHFDDFYKNIYGEKLWRSLRLGLLCNNKYCAVVNNFSEPDAVKENLQNRGALNMRELLALVEEKREERSETAVKKVSSEEGSLERRMEEAIEASAKRDLISGTYSKYDYVNVLDEHYKDAKPPEKKDEPKETEEPKEYEGKLSLAEGIKDAHIDHRRIINIKDGLSTSTLYEFVPASKIKGIDRIMSETAQLEFYKQSVDFPINVEKQLSITFPEHLDIYSYEKCNVTSFPHPERGRTGVFDFYLLDGASILPVLALDLKPGDRLLDMCGAPGGKSMTAFQTLSLDELVCNDSFKSRVNRISRIVKEYLYNCPQKERFKISHRNGLNMTERDLYNKILVDVPCTNDRRSVNKDEGNWFETNRMQQRLRLPELQADLLTNALRLVAPGGTVVYSTCSLSPVQNDGVVQMALKNLWEENEYEFVVQDMTEAFRPAEVLYCFGENVGLKYGIVVLPHLTANFGPLYFSKIVKK, encoded by the exons ATGTTTCCTCAATGCCGTTGCTCTACCAGTCataaaaaccttcaaaatttattgataccTTTGAGAGAATGGAAACGGTTCTACAAGAAATCCATCCATTgg aCAAAATATGAAAACCGAGATTTTCCTCGATATAGAGCACTTACccatttcgatgatttttataaaaacatttacGGTGAAAAATTATGGAGATCACTTCGTTTGGGCTTGCTTTGCAATAACAAATATTGCGCCGTTGTTAATAATTTCAGCGAACCGGATGCAGTAAAGGAAAATTTACAA AATCGTGGCGCGTTAAACATGCGTGAATTGCTGGCTCTGGTAGAGGAAAAACGCGAAGAACGATCAGAAACTGCTGTTAAAAAAGTAAGTTCCGAAGAAGGTTCACTAGAGCGAAGGATGGAGGAAGCTATCGAAGCTTCTGCGAAAAGAGATTTAATATCCGGCACTTACTCGAAATACGACTATGTCAATGTCCT cGACGAGCATTACAAAGACGCAAAACCGCCTGAGAAAAAAGACGAACCGAAAGAAACCGAAGAACCGAAGGAGTACGAAGGGAAATTGTCTTTGGCAGAGGGTATAAAGGATGCTCATATCGACCATCGTAGAATCATAAATATTAAAGATGGTCTGAGTACATCTACTCTTTACGAATTTGTACCAGCATCTAAAATAAAGGGAATCGATAGAATAATGTCTGAAACCGCGCAGCTGGAATTTTACAAGCAGAGTGTTGATTTTCCTATCAACGTTGAAAAGCAATTGAGCATAACTTTTCCCGAACATTTAGATATCTATTCTTATGAAAAATGTAATGTTACGTCGTTTCCTCATCCAGAAAGAGGACGAACAGGCGTTTTCG ATTTTTACCTTCTTGACGGAGCATCTATTCTACCAGTGTTAGCATTAGATTTGAAACCTGGCGATCGACTCCTCGATATGTGTGGTGCTCCGGGTGGAAAATCAATGACTGCTTTTCAAACATTATCACTCG ACGAATTAGTTTGCAACGATAGCTTCAAAAGTAGAGTTAATCGTATCTCTAGAATTGTGAAAGAATATTTGTACAACTGTCCGCAAAAAGAAAGATTCAAGATATCCCATCGCAACGGCTTAAATATGACAGAAAGAGATCTCTATAATAAA ATCTTGGTCGACGTACCTTGTACAAATGATAGGCGTTCTGTCAACAAAGACGAGGGTAATTGGTTCGAGACTAATAGAATGCAACAACGTTTAAGACTCCCTGAATTACAGGCTGACCTGCTAAC GAATGCATTGCGATTGGTTGCTCCCGGAGGAACTGTGGTATACTCAACATGTTCGTTATCTCCTGTGCAAAATGACGGTGTGGTGCAAATGGCACTGAAAAATTTGTGGGAAGAAAACGAATACGAATTTGTAGTCCA agaCATGACTGAAGCATTCAGACCAGCTGAAGTTCTGTATTGTTTCGGAGAAAATGTCGGATTGAAATATGGAATTGTTGTATTACCCCATCTAACCGCTAATTTTGGACCTTTATATTTcagtaaaatagtcaaaaagtaa
- the Cyp40 gene encoding peptidyl-prolyl cis-trans isomerase D, translating into MTNTQKEEQSLVYLDFSEDGEFIGRVVIKLFKDIVPRSAENFRALCTGEKGIGKLGKPLHYKNSIIHKVMPKFMIQGGDITDFNGSGGESIYGPFFDDENFTIKHSEPGMVSMVNAGKPNTNNSQFFITVVESEHLNSQNVVIGKVVKGYQVVEYISETKAEDYRPIHKYVISDCGEMPEEDLHVTNHYDGTTDIYPLWPQDWDIDKDNLDKTRLLQVLTDIRNSGNEFFKKKSFSLAGVKYRKALEYMKCFKSVVDQDTDAFSSIKLICLLNSSAVKLKMKDYKACIDICDEVLKCDENNAKAIYRKGKANVALNNHDLGLQYLKQARRLEPYNKDIINEIREVKRFMSEYLIIEKQLFAKMLKK; encoded by the exons ATGACCAATACTCAAAAAGAAGAACAATCTTTGGTGTATTTGGATTTTTCTGAGGATGGCGAATTCA TTGGCCGTGttgtgataaaattattcaaagataTCGTTCCTAGATCAGCGGAGAATTTCCGAGCATTATGTACCGGAGAGAAAGGAATCGGAAAATTGGGAAAACCCCTGCATTACAAGAACAGCATCATTCACAAAG TTATGCCCAAATTCATGATTCAAGGAGGTGACATTACTGATTTCAATGGTAGTGGCGGTGAAAGTATTTATGGGCCATTTTTCGATGACGAAAATTTCACTATTAAA caTTCGGAGCCTGGTATGGTTAGCATGGTAAATGCCGGTAAACCGAATACCAataattcgcaatttttcattACCGTTGTGGAAAGCGAGCATTTAAACAGTCAAAATGTTGTTATTGGGAAAGTAGTCAAAGGTTATCAAGTTGTTGAGTATATCAGCGAAACAAAAGCTGAAGATTATCGCCCCATTCAT aaatatgtGATATCTGATTGCGGAGAAATGCCAGAAGAGGATCTCCATGTTACAAATCATTACGATGGTACGACTGATATTTATCCACTTTGGCCACAAGACTGGGACATTGATAAAGATAATTTAGAT AAAACAAGATTATTGCAAGTACTCACCGATATTAGAAATTCTGGAaacgaattcttcaaaaaaaagagcTTTTCATTGGCTGGTGTGAAATATCGTAAAGCTCTCGAGTACATGAAGTg TTTCAAATCAGTAGTCGATCAAGACACGGACGCATTTTCCAGTATAAAACTAATTTGTTTATTAAATTCATCAGCTGTGAAGTTAAAAATGAAAGACTACAAAGCATGCATTGATATATGCGACGAA gTGCTTAAATGTGATGAAAACAATGCAAAAGCAATTTATCGCAAAGGTAAAGCCAATGTTGCCCTGAATAATCATGATCTCGGGTTGCAATATTTGAAACAAGCGCGTAGGCTTGAACCTTACAATAAAGATATTATAAACGAAATTCGCGAAGTGAAAAGATTTATGAGCGAATATCTCattattgaaaaacaattatttgctaagatgttgaaaaaatga
- the Tsp68C gene encoding leukocyte surface antigen CD53, which produces MNDSSFKYCFFNFVNFLYLVCGLCLVAGSIIILTDSERILISRLIPINSNEPILYYICMATLLLGLLISVLSTVGCWATYTDNYCLFSIYVFGVIVLLLGESVMGVVTAICPEYLGLKFNKESLSDVWQRNYGVPGREQYTVAIDLIQVKLECCGVSSGKDYLSSIWHAEKLAAPNLTVPISCCHLDQNQTKSFLDPVPLDITTCQQPESEKIHTARHIEGCIIPLENWLREQKTTILLTALINLGIQLLILFAVITTCIRSKPMTYDSTANKRISTTKY; this is translated from the exons atgaaCGATTCCAGTTTTaagtattgttttttcaatttcgttaattttttgtatcta GTATGTGGCCTCTGCTTGGTTGCTGGAAGTATCATCATACTCACAGATTCCGAAAGAATTCTCATCTCGAGATTGATACCGATTAACAGCAATGAACCGATTTTATACTACATTTGTATGGCTACGCTGTTGCTAGGATTGTTGATATCTGTCTTGTCAACAGTAGGATGTTGGGCTACTTACACCGataattattgtttattttcgata TACGTTTTTGGAGTAATCGTGTTATTACTCGGAGAAAGCGTTATGGGCGTTGTAACCGCAATTTGTCCGGAGTATTTGGGtttaaaatttaacaaagaGTCGTTGTCCGATGTATGGCAGCGTAATTACGGAGTACCTGGTAGAGAACAGTACACAGTAGCTATTGATCTGATTCAAGTAAAG TTAGAATGTTGCGGAGTTTCGAGTGGAAAAGATTATTTGAGCTCAATATGGCATGCTGAAAAACTTGCAGCTCCGAATTTAACAGTGCCAATATCATGTTGCCATCTTGACCAAAATCAAACGAAATCATTCCTCGATCCGGTTCCTTTAGATATCACAACATGTCAACAACCtgaatcagaaaaaatacaCACGGCGAGACATATCGAA GGATGTATTATTCCGTTAGAGAATTGGCTTCGGGAacaaaaaacaacgattttatTAACTGCCTTGATCAACCTGGGAATCCAGTTGCTAATACTTTTCGCAGTAATAACCACTTGTATTCGAAGTAAACCTATGACATACGATTCCACCGCTAATAAGCGAATTTCTACaactaaatattaa
- the LOC135835859 gene encoding uncharacterized protein LOC135835859: MISRCCYFYVINAKPFDMNFACVNAAFVLLVTYVPAHGEILNEMSYFSEPSYLLDCIERIVDRFVFRVPVVFFKDEVSQVWWSDSLIKNLKKPTLIVEKKNNFDIQGFYVLFPINSESYTEIFNAKNYDKSKFLLVWSHRNNATLSFVRNIFEQFWYFQYINVIALIENQIYTFLPYTKDKCNSVGDPVLIDTWNIREKHFEFNFNLFLSSLKVHNLHGCTLKAIGNHQPPDNIMYFEKNVWNATGVGYKMLEIVSQYLNFTPIIMATNLSTDHTWYYFYEELKYVSETIYRKGADLAFGWFSYASIEIHNLDLTVELARVSSIDCFGWAVPYRAGAKPPNHAYYSYEFENVTWMLIVCVFLLTACLVYFMHKNIIFSVLSVYRILLEQPVTQHKSRNSFKMLFVNFSFYSLIITAVYKASFGSFITVSSHGRDFMNVRDILNSSLKIYGSPEMLNLLNATSVKSGILNQNLHRFNVLKPCKYEDVMSRVVRKRDIAVLGVKRSLYYHSIWEAKRIKVKIPFRFIPGCLLRAHTTHFMFKRGSYLIEPVNVILNRLFETGVIPYWILHLGSNKISPVERFKGRTLRLRFLKEPIIILIVGYCVALLVFFLEILYYRKHARTFTKH; encoded by the coding sequence atgattTCACGGTGTTGTTATTTTTATGTCATAAACGCCAAACCATTCGATATGAATTTCGCGTGCGTTAATGCTGCGTTCGTTTTATTGGTTACGTATGTACCTGCTCATGGAGAAATTCTAAATGAAATGTCGTATTTTTCAGAGCCATCGTATTTACTCGACTGTATCGAGCGTATCGTCGACAGATTTGTATTTCGTGTACCGgttgtatttttcaaagatgaagTATCTCAAGTATGGTGGTCCGAttcgttgataaaaaatttgaaaaaacctacATTAATCGTTgagaagaaaaacaattttgatattcAAGGCTTTTACGTACTATTTCCCATAAATTCTGAATCCTATACGGAAATATTCAACgcaaaaaattacgataaaagTAAATTCCTATTAGTTTGGAGTCACCGAAATAACGCAACTTTGTCTTTTgttcgaaatatttttgaacaattttggtattttcaataCATCAATGTGATCGCATTAATTGAAAACCAGATTTACACTTTTTTACCCTACACCAAAGATAAATGCAATTCGGTTGGAGATCCTGTATTGATCGATACGTGGAATATTCGTGAAAAACACttcgaatttaatttcaacttatttttatcCAGTCTTAAAGTGCATAATTTACACGGATGTACTTTAAAGGCGATTGGTAACCATCAGCCACCGgataatattatgtactttgaaaaaaacgtcTGGAATGCTACTGGCGTCGGGtataaaatgttggaaattgtcagccaatatttgaattttacgCCTATCATAATGGCGACTAATTTAAGCACCGATCATACTTGGTATTATTTTTACGAAGAATTAAAATACGTATCGGAGACTATTTATAGAAAGGGAGCGGATTTAGCATTTGGATGGTTTTCGTACGCAAGCATCGAAATCCACAATTTAGATTTGACCGTTGAACTGGCACGTGTAAGTAGTATCGATTGTTTTGGTTGGGCTGTACCGTATCGTGCTGGAGCAAAACCGCCTAATCACGCGTACTATTCGTACGAATTTGAAAACGTCACGTGGATGTTGATTGTTTGCGTATTCCTGCTTACTGCTTGTCTTGTGTATTTCATGcacaaaaatattatattttccgTATTATCGGTGTATCGAATTTTACTCGAACAGCCCGTAACTCAACACAAATCGAGGAAtagttttaaaatgttgttcgtaaatttcagtttttacagTTTGATTATTACGGCTGTCTATAAAGCTTCTTTTGGTAGTTTTATTACCGTATCGTCTCATGGTAGGGATTTTATGAACGTTAGGGATATTTTGAACTCGTCGTTGAAAATTTACGGCTCTCCGGAGATGTTGAATTTGCTTAACGCTACGAGCGTAAAAAGTGGCATCCTCAACCAAAATTTGCACAGATTTAATGTATTAAAACCGTGTAAATATGAGGATGTCATGTCACGTGTCGTTCGTAAACGCGACATCGCCGTATTAGGCGTTAAACGTAGTTTGTATTATCATTCGATTTGGGAAGCAAAACGTATCAAAGTTAAAATACCATTTAGGTTTATTCCTGGATGCCTATTAAGAGCCCATACTACACATTTCATGTTTAAACGAGGATCCTATTTGATAGAACCCGTAAACGTAATCTTGAATCGTTTATTCGAGACCGGGGTCATACCTTATTGGATTTTACATTTAggatcaaacaaaatttcacccgTTGAAAGGTTCAAAGGTAGAACATTAAGATTGCGTTTTCTCAAAGAACCTATCATCATTTTAATCGTAGGATATTGTGTTGCGTTGTTGGTTTTCTTTCTCGAAATCCTATACTATCGTAAACATGCTCGTACTTTTACGAAACATTGA